In Gemmata obscuriglobus, a single genomic region encodes these proteins:
- a CDS encoding chemotaxis protein CheW: MSDENHNPAAVQADTGQFLTFCLADEEYGLEILRVQEIKGYSKVTPLPNTPPEVKGVMNLRGTVVPIIDLRTRFGLDQAEYTRFTVIIVVTVGTKVVGLVVDAVSDVLNVDAKELVPTPDLGSRVDTTFLTGIARNGERLVSLLNIDRLVGATTGGAALTA; the protein is encoded by the coding sequence GTGAGCGACGAAAACCACAACCCGGCCGCCGTACAGGCCGATACCGGTCAATTCTTGACGTTCTGTCTAGCGGACGAGGAGTACGGGCTCGAGATCCTGCGGGTACAGGAGATTAAGGGGTACTCCAAGGTGACCCCGCTGCCTAACACCCCGCCCGAAGTCAAGGGGGTCATGAACCTGCGCGGCACGGTCGTCCCGATCATCGACCTGCGCACCCGGTTCGGGCTCGACCAGGCCGAGTACACCCGGTTCACCGTCATCATCGTGGTCACTGTCGGCACCAAAGTGGTCGGCCTCGTCGTCGACGCCGTCTCCGACGTGCTCAACGTGGACGCCAAGGAACTGGTGCCCACCCCGGACCTCGGGTCCCGAGTGGACACCACGTTCCTCACCGGCATCGCCCGCAACGGCGAGCGTCTCGTCTCCCTGCTCAACATCGATCGGCTGGTGGGGGCCACGACCGGAGGGGCCGCACTCACGGCTTGA
- a CDS encoding transporter, which translates to MYRALLTPVLAVVLACGCVTRNHVGPGEAPPKALFQWPGSGPAGDSGSEDDPAPGGRSDAETPITTERPDFTNSSRTVGRGRVQLESGYTFTTARDPVTRVTSHSFPEALLRVGLLADWFEVQVGQSALSTRSAGTDGVARATGFQDLYLATKFALTEGAGWRPETAVTLQMTVPTGRRELSGRHPLPGLLYLYSWELIPDLVSLGGTSAAAAAVDDTGGTYAQLAQSLSVGYTLTERLGAFTEFFVLAPAGADTPRAGPQYYFDSGLLYRVTPNFQVDARFGFGLNRRAGDLFAGVGFAVRY; encoded by the coding sequence ATGTACCGCGCGTTACTAACTCCCGTCCTGGCGGTGGTTCTGGCGTGCGGGTGCGTCACGCGGAACCACGTCGGCCCGGGTGAGGCACCGCCGAAAGCACTATTCCAGTGGCCCGGTTCCGGGCCGGCGGGTGATTCTGGGTCCGAGGACGATCCCGCACCCGGCGGCCGCTCGGACGCTGAAACCCCGATCACCACCGAGCGCCCGGACTTCACCAACTCCAGCCGCACCGTCGGCCGCGGGCGCGTGCAACTGGAGAGCGGGTACACGTTCACCACCGCCCGTGATCCCGTCACCCGGGTCACCTCTCACTCGTTCCCTGAGGCGCTGCTCCGGGTCGGACTGCTGGCCGATTGGTTCGAGGTCCAGGTCGGCCAAAGCGCCTTGAGTACCCGATCCGCCGGCACCGACGGGGTCGCCCGCGCGACCGGCTTCCAGGACCTCTACCTGGCAACCAAGTTCGCCCTCACGGAGGGCGCCGGCTGGCGCCCGGAAACCGCGGTCACCTTGCAGATGACCGTCCCCACCGGGCGGCGGGAGCTGAGCGGCCGGCACCCGCTGCCGGGGCTACTGTACCTCTACTCGTGGGAGCTGATCCCCGACCTGGTGTCGCTCGGCGGGACCAGCGCCGCGGCCGCCGCCGTGGACGACACCGGGGGCACGTACGCCCAGCTCGCGCAATCGCTGTCGGTGGGGTACACTCTGACCGAGCGGCTCGGGGCGTTCACCGAGTTCTTCGTGCTCGCGCCGGCCGGGGCCGACACCCCGCGGGCCGGTCCCCAGTATTACTTCGACAGCGGGCTCCTGTACCGGGTGACTCCGAATTTC